The genomic window TGTCGAACGCCTTTTCGGCAACGCCGCTGATCCCAGCCATTTCTTTGCTGCCGTGGATGACCGGTATTGCTGCCATTACATCGGGCAATCCGTCGTGCGCGTCCTAGCCTGGATTTCACGTCAGACGGGTGATGCGCCTGCGAAAGATCAAACGCCGACTATCAGTCCAGTGGCAGCAACGTTTCCGTCCAACCAAATGCTGCCCGGTGCGGGATATTGGCTCGTTCGCGAGAACGTTCAGGCGGGTGGTTGGCATGGTCTGGTGGCTCTGCGTAAAGGCGGTATCATCACCGCGGCTCGTGGCGCATCCGTGCTGGCGGATTTTGGTTGGATTTATTTCGCCTCGGATGGCCAGCATATCTCGCATTGGTGGAGCGATGATTGGAAATTTTCCTGCCAGAATCAAACCGCTGCCGTGGAAGGCTCCCTGTATGTGCATCGCGAGACCGCCAGCAGTCCATTTTCCCATATCGCGCTGCGCGGACTCAGTCTGGTATTCGGACGTCAGATCATCCAGATGCTGAAACGCCTGCTGATTTTCAAAAAACCGCAGTCGCCCGTCCGTTTCTGCCGCCAGATTGAGTTCAGCAAGGATGAGGTGCGGGTGACGGACCGATTCACGGGACTACCCGCCAACCCGGATTTGCGGCGCGCCCCGCGCACATCCAAACGGCATGTGGCCAGCGCGGATTCTTTCCACGCAGAGGATTTGCGCCTTCTACGCGGTGTTCAGTACACCGAGGAGCGGCGTGAGGCGGCGGGGGTGCTAACGGTGGTGACAATTTACCGGCTAGGATAATATGAAAATACTGCTGGCTGTCATTTTTGGGGTCTGCTTGATATCTTGTTCGCCCAAGCCGCAGGCAACCATCGTCGGCAAGTGGCAACAGGCGTCCGGGCCATCGAGTGCCTTTGGCCTGACGCAAGCGCAAAAGTCTGGACCGGGCGTGATGACTTTCGATTTCCGTCCGGACGGGACGCTGATCACCCAAGGGGGCGTCGAGGTGAGCGCCAAAACGGTTGGCGGTAAAGAGCTGAGTCAGGGTGGTAGCCAGCCCGTGACCAATCGCTATTCCCTCGTGAATGAGCATTCGCTCAAAATTACCTTTGCTGAAGGATTGCGCTTCCAAGGGCGCGTGGTGACGCTCAGAGTTTCCATCGCGGGAGACAGGCTCGTGCTGACTGAAATCACACCGTCCGGACTGGACTTGGCGGATGCACGAGGAAATTGGATATTGCAACGGGTGCCATGACGTGAACAAAATCCATTTATGCAACTATTCCGCATCCTGATCGTTCTGGTGTTGGCGGCCAATGTGCTGCTGGGAATCCAGCCCAAGGCGGACCGCCTCACTTGGGCGCTGGAGAATGCGCCGGTCTGGCTGGGAGTGGGGCTGCTGCTTTTTACGCACCGGCGTTTCCCGCTCACGCCGCTGGTGTATTATCTGCTGGCCGCGCACGCCTTGATCCTGATGGTGGGCGGGCATTACACGTATGCCAAGGTTCCGCTGGGGGATTGGGTCAAGGACCTGTTCGGTTTGGCGCGCAACCATTACGACCGGCTCGGGCATCTCGCGCAAGGATTCGTTCCGGCCCTGGTCATGCGCGAGATTCTGATCCGCGTGGTGCGCGTGCCGCGCGGTGGCTGGCTGTTTTTCCTGTGCGTTTGCGTATGCCTGGCTGGCAGTGCCTTTTATGAGCTGATCGAATGGTGGGTGGCCGTGGCCACCGGGGATGCCGCCAACGACTTTCTCGGCACGCAGGGCGATCCCTGGGACACCCAGTGGGACATGTTCATGTGCCTGATCGGGTCCGTTCTTTCACTGGCGACGCTGGGCAACTTTCAAGACCGGCAAATGGAAAAGCTCGGAACTGCTGGCGCAGCGCAGCGGTGAATGACGCTTTTCCGGTGGCCGCCCGGCCTATTTGGTTTTGGTCTTATCCACGCGCCCCTCAAAGAATAGCGCGTTCTTGCCGGTCCAAATCCCCTCCGCGTCGTGGAAAGCTGCCGAATCCCCGATCAGCGGGGTATTAATGCGTCCGCCGAAAACCAACTCCACGACGGCTTGGGTGGCGGGCGACCAATCCTGCGGCCGATCATAGGAAGCGCCGCTGAGAAAGGTGTTCCACTCGTAGCTGGTTTGCTCGACGGGAAAGACCGTCTGGTCGGCGGGACATTGAAAGACGCTTTTGGAATTCAGGTTTGGGTTGAGCAGGGTGACCAGCGACGGCAGGTTGGTGTTCAGGCTCGGCATCTGGGCGCAGACGGGCAGGTGGCTGTCGTTGTCCTGCACGTAGAGGTCCAGCGCCAGGCCAATCTGGTGCAGATTGCTCAGGCAGGCGACGCTGCGCGCGCTGCGCTTGGCTTTCCCCAGGGACGGCAGCAGCAGCCCCGCCAGAATGGCGATGATGGCGATGACTACCAGCAATTCAATCAGGGTGAAACCCCGCGCGCCCCAGCTCCGGTATATGTGGGCCGGGCGGCTGGGAATTGCGGTTGGGGCAGGGGGCGGTTGCATGGGGTTGGCTCAGGGTTGCTGGATGGCGGTGAGAGTGGTCATGAGTTCCCGCACCACGACTGCGCTGTCCGAGCGGTAGCGCACATCCTGCGAAAGGTATTGGGCGGTGGCCTGTTTGATTTTTACGCGCCCGGCCTCGGAATTCAGCTTGTTCCGGAGCGCCTCTTTCTCGTCGGGCGAAAGCGTCCGC from Verrucomicrobiota bacterium includes these protein-coding regions:
- a CDS encoding DUF2238 domain-containing protein, whose amino-acid sequence is MQLFRILIVLVLAANVLLGIQPKADRLTWALENAPVWLGVGLLLFTHRRFPLTPLVYYLLAAHALILMVGGHYTYAKVPLGDWVKDLFGLARNHYDRLGHLAQGFVPALVMREILIRVVRVPRGGWLFFLCVCVCLAGSAFYELIEWWVAVATGDAANDFLGTQGDPWDTQWDMFMCLIGSVLSLATLGNFQDRQMEKLGTAGAAQR
- a CDS encoding type II secretion system protein, which produces MQPPPAPTAIPSRPAHIYRSWGARGFTLIELLVVIAIIAILAGLLLPSLGKAKRSARSVACLSNLHQIGLALDLYVQDNDSHLPVCAQMPSLNTNLPSLVTLLNPNLNSKSVFQCPADQTVFPVEQTSYEWNTFLSGASYDRPQDWSPATQAVVELVFGGRINTPLIGDSAAFHDAEGIWTGKNALFFEGRVDKTKTK